The Nakamurella antarctica genomic interval CGGCTGCGGCCAGTGGGTTACCGCCAAAGGTGGAGCCGTGGGTTCCGGGCTGGAGGACACCGAGGACGGCGCGGCTGCCGACGACGGCCGAGACGGGGAGGATACCGCCGCCGAGCGCCTTACCCAGGGTGTACAGGTCGGCGCGGACGCCTTCGTGATCGAGGGCAAGGGTGGCGCCGGTGCGGCCTAGACCGGACTGGATTTCGTCAGCGATCATCAGCACGTTGTGCTCGGTGCAGAGCTTGCGAACGGCGGCCATGTATCCCGCTGGGGGGACAACCACGCCCGCTTCGCCCTGGATGGGTTCGATCAACACGGCCGCGGTATGCGGGGTGATGGCCGATTCGAAAGCTTCGATGTCGCCATACTTGACGCCGACGAAGCCGGGGGTGAAGGGGCCGTAGTCGGCGGTAGCGACGGGGTCGTCAGAGAAGGACACGATCGAGATGGTGCGACCGTGGAAGTTACCGCCCGCGGTGATGATCTGCGCTTGGTTCTCGGGAACGCCCTTGACCTGGTAGGCCCACTTGCGGGCTACCTTGAGCGCGCTTTCGACCGCTTCGGCTCCCGAATTCATCGGGAGCACCATTTCGGTGCCAGTCAGCTCCGCGAGCTCCTCGCAGAAAGGGCCGAGCTGGTTGTGGTGGAAGGCGCGGGAGGTCAAAGTGACGGTGTTGAGCTGTTCGATGGTCGCCGCGATCAGTGCGGGGTGTCGGTGACCAAAGTTGAGAGCTGAATAGCCAGCGAGCATGTCGAGGTACTTCTTGCCCGCCACGTCGGTGATCCAGGCTCCTTCAGCGGAGGCGGCGACGACAGGCAGCGGGCTGTAGTTGTGGGCGCACCATTTATCGTCCAGGTCGAGGAAAGTCTGCGGGTCGTCGAGGGCGGGATGCGCGAGTGACACGGTGCTGATCTCCGAACGAATGATGGGCGATTGTTCGCCGACGTGGTCTATCTGGTACTGACCACTCTACGTGCAGAACAAGGGCCGCAAAGAGGGCTCATAGGCCGTCTTACCAGCCCAAACCTCCGTCTGGATCGTCATTTGTAGATGTTTATTGCGCCAAACGATGGTTTCGAAAGCACAGTGGGGGAGCCCCCCTGCCCGTCGCCGCCGCGGGCGTGCCAGAGTGTGCCCATGGGAAACAAGTCAGCTAAGAAGTCCGGCCGCAAGTCCGCACACAAATCAGATTCCAAGGCGACCGCGAAGGCAGCTTCCACAGCAGCCGCGCACGCAGCCGACAAGGCAGCCAGCGCCGCACTGGTGGCGGTGGGCGACACGTTCTCGGTGCAGCCCATCCAGGTGGACCTGATGGCGATCAGCACCGAACAGGCGAAGGTGGGCCCGGCCGACAAGGACGAAGCGGCCTCGATGATGGCCGATCTCGGCGAACGGCTGGCGAGCTTGCAGGAGCGGCTCTTCGCCCAGTCGACAGCGGGCGATCCGCGCGCGGTGCTGTTGGTGCTGCAGGGGATGGACACCGCTGGCAAGGACGGCGTGATCAAGGCCGTGGGCGGGTTGCTCAACCTCGGTGGGATGCGGCTTGCGTCCTTCAAGAAACCAACCTCCGAAGAGCTGGCGCACGACTTTTTGTGGCGCATCGAGAAGGCACTGCCGGCAGCTGGCGCGATCGGGATCTTCAACCGCTCCCATTACGAGGACGTCCTGATCGCGCGGGTGCACAACCTGGTGCCCGAGGAGGTCTGGTCGCAGAGATACGACACGATCAACGAATTTGAGGCTCGGCTCACCAATCTCGGCACCACAGTCGTCAAATGCTTCCTGCACGTGTCCAAAGAGGTGCAGAAGGAGCGGTTGGCCGCACGCCTTGATGACCCGACGAAGTTCTGGAAGTTCAACCCGGCCGACATCGACGAGCGCGGATATTGGAACGACTATCAGCAGGCCTACGCTGCGGCGCTGACCAAGTGCTCCACTGCGAACGCCCCGTGGCATGTGATTCCCGCCGACCACAAGTGGTACCGAAACTGGGCGGTGGCAGCAGTTCTCACCGAAGCGCTCGAGAAAATTGACCCGCAGTATCCGCCGGCAGATTTCGACGTGGAAGAGCAGAAGCAGCGGCTGGCCTCGGAGGTTTAGGCTGCGCGTTTTGTGACGTGCAAGGTAGTGGGACGACAATGGGCCGGTGCAGCCAACCGAGGGTGACGGCCCTGCCGTGGACGGGGTTTCCTATTGTTTTGTCATTCCGTTTAAGTCGAGCGCCCGCGGAAAATCCCGGATCGACCTGCCGCCGCCACTGCGTGCTCGGCTGGCGTTCGCCATGTTGGCTGACACGGTCGCAGCGCTCGTCCGCAGCCCGCAGGTCCACGCGGTGCTGCTCGTCGTCGAAGTCGCAGATGATGTTGCTGCCCTTGAGACCGTGGGGGAGGGCGACGGCGCCCCGCGGGTTCGGGTGATCGCGACCTCCGCGGATGGACTCAACCCGGCCATCGAGGACGGGGTTCGACACCTAGCGGCCGGTGGCTGGGCCGGCGGCGTGGCCGCAGTGCTGGGCGACCTGCCAGGACTGACGCCACGAGACGTAGCTGCCGCGTTGTTCGAGGCGGAAACTCAAGCAGCCCAGGGACACTCGGTATCGGCCGTTCCTGACGCTCTCGGCACGGGTACCACGGTGCTGATCGCCGCGCATGCTCGCGATCTGGTGCCCCGGTTCGGCGCGGGCTCGTACGCGGCGCACCTTCACGCAGGGGCAACCGGGATCGGCCTTTCAGCAGACAGCGGCCTGCGCCGGGACGTGGACGTGATCGCCGACCTCACAGGCGCGCCGTGGCCTCAGGGTCTTGGGCCTGCCACCAGCGCCTTAGTGGCCGAAATTGGCCTGGCCGAAATCACAGACTAACCAGCTCAGCGAACCGGCGGGCCATTACCCCGCGGTGTTACCGTGAAAGGCGTGTCCCGACGCTTCCTCACCCCAGGCTGGCTGTTCGGCCACGTCTTGGTAGTGGCGTCAGTGTTGCTGACTTTGCGGCTCGGATGGTGGCAACTGGAGCGCAGCCATGAAAGCACCGGCGGGGCCCAGAACTTCGGCTATGCGCTGCTGTGGCCAGCGTTCGGCGCAGCCTTTATTTACATGTGGTCGCGCTTCTTGAAGCTCGAGACCCTGCGCGCCGAGGGTGAAGAGGAAGCGCATGCCGCGGATGTGTCGAGTATGTTGGCCGAGGCCGAAGGGCTGACCGCAGCGGCTGCGCAGGCTTCAGCCTCGCCCACCCAGGCGGCGGCGACCCCCACGGCTGCTGACCCAATGGCGACCCAGATCCCCGTCAGCCAGAAGAACCACCTACAGACGATTCACACCGAACCCGCCCCAGTTCCCGTCATCGGCATGGGTACCGTCGGTGATGAAGATAATGATGACCCAGAACTCATTGCGTACAACCGCGCGTTGGCCGCACTCGCTGAACAGGACCACCGTCGTGCCCGCTGATTTGCCCGCATCATCACCCGCTACCCCTGCACATTCACGGATGACGCCCAAGGTCGCCACCGCGCTGCAGCGCTTCAAGATTTTGTCGATCGCCGAGAGCATCGCGCTGATCATTCTGGTGGTGCTGATCGTGCTGAAGTACGGCTTCGACAAGGATGTGTTTCCGCTCTGGCCGCAAATTCACGGCCTGATTTTCTTCGTGTACTTTTTGCTGACCTTGGACCTCGGTTTTAAAGCGCGATGGAAGCCGCTCAGCACCCTGCTGGTGATCTTGTCGGGCATCATTCCGCTGGTGTCGTTCTGGGCAGAGCGCATCGTCGCCCGCAAGGTCAACGCCGGCGAGCGACTGTAATTCGGTAGTCGCCACAAAGGAGCTCACCCCCGCTGTTTGCGGGGTGAGCTCCTTTGTTGCTTATGACTTCTGGTTGGCGCTGTTGATGCCTGGCGCTGTTTATGCTTGGCGCCGGGGCAGCTTCCAGTTCGGCCGCGGGTAGTGGCAGGTGTAGCCAGCGGGGAATTTCAGCAGGTAATCCTGGTGCTCGGGTTCTGCCTCCCAGAAGTCGCCGACGGGGACTACTTCGGTGACGACCTTGCCGGGCCAGATCCCGGAGGCGTTGACGTCGGCAATCGTGCTTTCGGCCACGAGCCGCTGGTCGTCATCGGTATAGAAGATCGCCGAGCGGTAGCTGGCGCCCACGTCGTTGCCTTGGCGGTTCTTGGTACTCGGGTCGTGGATTTGGAAGAAGAACTCCAGTAGGCCGCGGAACGATTCCTTTTCCGGGTCGTAGATAACTTCGAGGGCTTCGGCGTGGTTGCCGTGGTTGCGGTAGGTGGCGTTGGCGACTTCGCCGCCGGTGTAGCCGACTCGGGTGGAGATGACGCCTGGGCGCTTGCGCACGAGATCTTCCATGCCCCAGAAGCAGCCGCCCGCTAAGACTGCTCGTTGTGTTGCTTCGCTCATGGTGTTATCGCCTTCTGTAGTAGACGTCTGGGTTAACAATCTTGATGCCCGCTGTGTTCCGGCGGGCTCCTTACAGTGTGCCTGGCTTGGAGGCAGGTGCTCTGAAATGAGAAAAGCCCCACCTCAGCGGGCTGAGATGGGGCTTTCTACTGGTGGGCGATACTGGGATTGAACCAGTGACCCCTTCCGTGTCAGGGAAGTGCTCTCCCGCTGAGCTAATCACCCGGGAACCTTGCGCTAGCGCAAGCCTTCAAACTTTACTGCGTATTCGTTGCGGGGCATTTCTCACTGCGAGGTGGGAACGGGATTTGAACCCGTGTAGACGGCTTTGCAGACCGTTGCCTCGCCTCTCGGCCATCCCACCCGATTCGCTCTCCAGGCTCTGAAACTCTTGAAGCTATGAAACTTGCGAACTTGTCTAACTGTAAATCCGAGCGGACGACGGGATTCGAACCCGCGACCCTCACCTTGGCAAGGTGATGCGCTACCACTGCGCCACGTCCGCATACCGCGTTTCTGCGGTGCTGAGCAACCATATCCGAGGTACGGCGCCACCTCCAAACCGTGCAGGCCAGAATAGGTCTCGGCGAGCTTTCGGTGGGTTCTGGGCGCAGTCGGTCAGGCTCCGTCGTGACCTTTGGCGCGGTTTGCAGAGCGGGTGTAGCTGGCCAGCATGTCGAGTTCGGCGTCGATGGAGAAGAATTCATTCTCGTGACTGTCCGGCACTGCCTGGCACGTGCGGGTGACAAAGTCGACCAGGGGAGCGACGTCGCCGAGCAGAATGGCACTGCCCTGCGGGGACACCAATTCGATGGCGATTCCGTCGGCGGTGGGGCGGATTCGGATGTCGCCGAGGCCAGCGGGCATCACAAGGCCTTCGCGCAACAAGTCGCGAGCCATCACCCATTCGACGGCTGGGCTGCCGGGGAGGGCGAAGGAGGCGCGCACGGCGTAGGGCTCCAGAACGTTGTAGCGGAAGTCGGCAGTTACCACGTCGGCGCTGGTGCCGCCTGCGAGTGTGAGAGTCATGTGGGTGTGGATGACGTCGGTGCTGGTGTGGAATGGCTGAATGCTCATGTTGGCGTCCTGGCGGGGTGAAGACCGGAGAGGTGAGTCGTCCGGGCTGCGGTTGGCTTACAAATAGTGAGACGGGCCAAAGTGGCGCCGATCACGCGGCTTTTATCAGTTCACTCAATTGGAGCCATCCAGAGTCGTGATCACAAAACCTTCTCAAGATTTGGCACCTCCGGGCTAGCAAAGTGGCACACAGCTTTGGATGCTCATCACTCCAACAGGGGAATCAAAGCGGTTCTGCTTCGTTTTTGGGCTACTAGCTGGCGCTTGATGGGCTTGTTGATGGCGCTGGGTGGGCTTGGCTGCAAGCCGGTGCGCGATCGGGTATCGTAATTTCCGGCGCTGCTAAGCGGAGCCAGGCAGTCAGATTTACCCGTCAGGTCGATTAGCTCAGCGGGAGAGCACTTCGTTCACACCGAAGGGGTCACTGGTTCAATCCCAGTATCGACCACCAGTTAGTGCGTGATGCTGAGGCCGAAGGGTCTCGCGTTCTTAAGAGTCAGATAGTTGAAACGTCGCGGCTATGTCTTCGCCCGCCCGCGTCCGACCTTTACGGCCCGTCGGCCAACACCAAACCTTGTTCTCCGCGTCCCGGTATGCGCGCTTTTCGGCGTTCCGCACCCGGACGGTGCCGTGGCCGACAGCGCAGAGTTCTTCTTCAGCCATTTTGGTCCTGACGGTAGAGGTAAGCGGGCTTGGAGCTCATGTTTGGTGATCGTAGCGAGGCGATAGTCCGCGAGGGGGGAAGTAGATGTCCGAACCTGCTCTGCGTATTCGGATTGTCTGAGAGCACCGGCTATGTTCGAGCCACTGCTCAACAGCTTGGAAAGGCCTACCCGCGTGTCAGCGGCCAGTCGCTTGAGCTGGTTGAAGAGTTCGGTGCTGAAGTGCCCGGCAGTGTCTGTTCGAGACGCAACAGCTACACTGGTCAGTGCCTTTTGAGCAGCGAGTTTCGCATTTGATCGAAACGGACTACTTCCGGTAGGACGAGCAGCGCGATGACGCATTAGTGACTCAGGGACCGTTGCCGCCGGTGTGTGTGACGCAGGCTTGCGGATGTCCTGCTGAGGGCAAGGGTTCGACAGATTGGGTCATCATTCAATGGACGCCGACCGTGGCACCTAGTAAGCTCCGGCCGAGTCGGATTGTCCGGCGCGTGTTGCGGGGCCTCGCTTAGCGAGCAAGAGGTCTCCGCTCGCTGAGCTCGACGATAGGATAAGAGATGGCACTGCCGAGAGTTGTCAGCTTGTTCTCCGGGGCCGGCGGACTGGATCTCGGTTTCCAACAGGCCGGATTCGAATTGGCATTCGCCGTCGACAATTCAGCGTGGGCTATCAAAACCCATCAACGAAACTTCAAAAAGACCAAGTCCGTCGCCGCAGATCTAATCGAGTTGCAGCCTGCGGGGGTACTCGCACAACTCTCTCGAGTCCTCGAAGATGGAGTATCGATAGGCGTCATCGGTGGACCGCCGTGTCAAGGCTTCTCGCGTGCCAACCCAGCAGCTCTCGCAACTGATCCGCGAAACAACCTGCCGATCCTCTATCTCGAGATAGTAGAAGCGCTGCAAGAGAAGTACGACGTCCAGTTCGTGCTCTTCGAGAACGTGGTGGGTATAAAAGATCTCAAGCATGAGACTGCATTCAAAAGCATCCTCGCCAAGTTCCTGGAGCTCGGCTTAACACAGAAGGTCGATGAGTACTGTGCCCTCGACT includes:
- the rocD gene encoding ornithine--oxo-acid transaminase; its protein translation is MSLAHPALDDPQTFLDLDDKWCAHNYSPLPVVAASAEGAWITDVAGKKYLDMLAGYSALNFGHRHPALIAATIEQLNTVTLTSRAFHHNQLGPFCEELAELTGTEMVLPMNSGAEAVESALKVARKWAYQVKGVPENQAQIITAGGNFHGRTISIVSFSDDPVATADYGPFTPGFVGVKYGDIEAFESAITPHTAAVLIEPIQGEAGVVVPPAGYMAAVRKLCTEHNVLMIADEIQSGLGRTGATLALDHEGVRADLYTLGKALGGGILPVSAVVGSRAVLGVLQPGTHGSTFGGNPLAAAVGRAVITLLKTGEMQERATRLGDVLLDKLSGLVGHGVAEVRGRGLWAGVELSPGGRSGKEVSKALAKRGILVKETQITTLRFAPPIVVTEAELTGAVDTLADILAE
- a CDS encoding polyphosphate kinase 2 family protein, which translates into the protein MGNKSAKKSGRKSAHKSDSKATAKAASTAAAHAADKAASAALVAVGDTFSVQPIQVDLMAISTEQAKVGPADKDEAASMMADLGERLASLQERLFAQSTAGDPRAVLLVLQGMDTAGKDGVIKAVGGLLNLGGMRLASFKKPTSEELAHDFLWRIEKALPAAGAIGIFNRSHYEDVLIARVHNLVPEEVWSQRYDTINEFEARLTNLGTTVVKCFLHVSKEVQKERLAARLDDPTKFWKFNPADIDERGYWNDYQQAYAAALTKCSTANAPWHVIPADHKWYRNWAVAAVLTEALEKIDPQYPPADFDVEEQKQRLASEV
- a CDS encoding 2-phospho-L-lactate guanylyltransferase, which encodes MQPTEGDGPAVDGVSYCFVIPFKSSARGKSRIDLPPPLRARLAFAMLADTVAALVRSPQVHAVLLVVEVADDVAALETVGEGDGAPRVRVIATSADGLNPAIEDGVRHLAAGGWAGGVAAVLGDLPGLTPRDVAAALFEAETQAAQGHSVSAVPDALGTGTTVLIAAHARDLVPRFGAGSYAAHLHAGATGIGLSADSGLRRDVDVIADLTGAPWPQGLGPATSALVAEIGLAEITD
- a CDS encoding DUF3817 domain-containing protein is translated as MTPKVATALQRFKILSIAESIALIILVVLIVLKYGFDKDVFPLWPQIHGLIFFVYFLLTLDLGFKARWKPLSTLLVILSGIIPLVSFWAERIVARKVNAGERL
- the msrA gene encoding peptide-methionine (S)-S-oxide reductase MsrA, which produces MSEATQRAVLAGGCFWGMEDLVRKRPGVISTRVGYTGGEVANATYRNHGNHAEALEVIYDPEKESFRGLLEFFFQIHDPSTKNRQGNDVGASYRSAIFYTDDDQRLVAESTIADVNASGIWPGKVVTEVVPVGDFWEAEPEHQDYLLKFPAGYTCHYPRPNWKLPRRQA
- a CDS encoding SsgA family sporulation/cell division regulator yields the protein MSIQPFHTSTDVIHTHMTLTLAGGTSADVVTADFRYNVLEPYAVRASFALPGSPAVEWVMARDLLREGLVMPAGLGDIRIRPTADGIAIELVSPQGSAILLGDVAPLVDFVTRTCQAVPDSHENEFFSIDAELDMLASYTRSANRAKGHDGA